The Virgibacillus dokdonensis genome includes a window with the following:
- a CDS encoding superoxide dismutase family protein, whose amino-acid sequence MNKKTILILFTMICIIILSACNTTDEEQTKEKQQSNESVETVGNMEEDASKQIFVSLKDRKQQEVATATLTQEEDGVRIQLSGQNFTPGKHGFHIHETGACEGPDFSSAGGHFNPTNVSHGNVEDGPHAGDLPNIEVKEDGTVQADILAEMVTLEKGKPNSLLKEDGTALVIHSDEDDYKSQPAGNAGERIACGVIQEGE is encoded by the coding sequence ATGAATAAAAAGACCATTTTGATTTTGTTTACCATGATATGTATTATCATTTTATCAGCTTGTAATACAACCGATGAAGAACAAACAAAAGAAAAACAACAGTCGAACGAATCAGTAGAAACAGTTGGCAATATGGAGGAAGATGCTTCGAAGCAAATTTTTGTTTCATTAAAGGATCGCAAGCAACAGGAAGTAGCTACAGCAACATTAACTCAGGAAGAAGATGGCGTACGTATTCAATTATCAGGACAAAATTTCACACCTGGAAAGCATGGTTTTCATATCCATGAGACAGGTGCATGCGAAGGACCTGATTTTAGTTCTGCTGGTGGACATTTCAATCCCACAAACGTGAGTCATGGAAATGTTGAGGATGGTCCGCATGCAGGTGATTTGCCTAACATTGAAGTGAAGGAAGATGGTACTGTGCAAGCTGACATCTTAGCTGAAATGGTTACGCTTGAAAAAGGAAAGCCAAATTCATTACTAAAAGAGGATGGAACAGCCCTTGTCATTCATTCGGATGAAGATGATTACAAGTCACAGCCTGCAGGGAATGCAGGAGAACGCATTGCTTGTGGTGTGATTCAAGAAGGGGAATGA